A single genomic interval of Candidatus Binatia bacterium harbors:
- a CDS encoding glycosyltransferase — MQKDANQPGPDISVLVSSYNHALFVEGAIRSCLLQEGVSLEVIVVDDGSTDGSPARIQAVEDPRLRVFLQENRGLSRALNRALSEARGRWVKFLPSDDRLLPGCLARQLAAAAGSVASFCLPEVVDADLRSLPDPAPQAWFDMPTATGPQVAIDLLDRNCLSAPCGLFSREAALEAGGFDPSMRIAQDYDLWLRLASRGDLHRFPDRLVQVRWHGANQSGAVTSASEGERALALVRALRRDGLAGWRERIESAGASAGEALRLLLLALVDSGLPQVRPFACELAIEIREAGDELASEPRLNEFFTDSPELLRPGPWGGLSKGPSS; from the coding sequence GTGCAAAAGGACGCCAACCAGCCAGGGCCGGATATCAGTGTTCTGGTCTCGAGCTACAATCACGCGTTGTTCGTCGAGGGGGCGATTCGGAGCTGCCTGTTGCAGGAGGGCGTTTCGCTCGAGGTCATCGTCGTCGACGATGGTTCAACCGATGGCTCTCCGGCCCGGATTCAGGCGGTCGAAGACCCTCGTTTACGGGTGTTTTTACAAGAAAACCGGGGGCTCTCGCGTGCTCTGAATCGGGCTCTCTCCGAGGCTCGCGGACGCTGGGTGAAATTCCTTCCCTCGGACGACCGCCTCTTGCCCGGCTGCCTGGCAAGGCAATTGGCCGCGGCGGCGGGCAGCGTCGCATCGTTCTGTCTACCCGAGGTCGTGGATGCGGATTTACGGTCGCTACCGGACCCCGCTCCTCAGGCATGGTTTGATATGCCCACCGCCACGGGCCCTCAGGTGGCGATCGATTTGCTGGATCGCAACTGCCTTTCGGCGCCCTGTGGTTTATTCTCGCGAGAGGCGGCGCTTGAGGCCGGGGGCTTCGATCCCTCGATGCGCATCGCTCAGGACTACGACCTGTGGTTGCGCCTGGCTTCGCGCGGCGACCTTCATCGCTTTCCCGATCGTTTGGTGCAGGTGCGCTGGCACGGCGCCAATCAAAGCGGTGCCGTAACGAGCGCGAGCGAAGGCGAGCGAGCGCTGGCTTTGGTTCGGGCTCTGCGCAGAGATGGTCTTGCCGGTTGGCGGGAACGGATCGAATCGGCGGGCGCGAGTGCGGGCGAAGCCTTGCGGCTTTTACTGCTGGCTTTGGTGGATTCCGGCTTGCCGCAAGTGCGACCCTTCGCCTGCGAATTGGCGATCGAGATCCGGGAAGCCGGGGATGAGCTGGCCTCGGAACCTCGATTGAATGAATTCTTTACGGACAGCCCCGAGCTCTTGCGGCCCGGCCCCTGGGGTGGACTGTCGAAAGGGCCCTCCTCATGA